In Pyrus communis chromosome 1, drPyrComm1.1, whole genome shotgun sequence, the following are encoded in one genomic region:
- the LOC137738789 gene encoding uncharacterized protein: MDPCPFVRVTVGNLALKIPVASKPARSVVHPSSSPCFCKIKLNILNLPPQNAVVPCLPPDTQTLDNPATAATFHLSKSDLDRLTSKSIFASRLCLKISIYTGRRGTTCGVNSGRLLGRVSVPLDLAGTESKPSVFQNGWVSVGKGPNKGGSAAQTQFHLNVKAEPDPRFVFQFDGEPECSPQVFQIRGNIRQPVFTCKFSFRASADRTQRSRSLQSEQGSSRSWLSSFGSERERPGKERKGWSITVHDLSGSPVAAASMVTPFVASPGSDRVSRSNPGSWLILRPGDNTWKPWGRLEAWRERGGADGLGYRFELIPDTSGAGIVLAESTISLNKGGKFVLDLGSGSSNRLGPNSPGCSPRGSGDFGYGLWPYSMYRGFVMSAKVEGEGRCSKPAVEVSVQHVNCTEDAAAFVALAAAVDLSMDACRLFSQRLRKELCQQSDLVG; encoded by the exons ATGGATCCATGCCCATTTGTGCGGGTCACGGTGGGCAATCTCGCTCTCAAGATCCCCGTCGCCTCCAAGCCCGCTCGCTCCGTCGTTCACCCTTCCTCCTCCCCATGCTTCTGCAAGATCAAGCTCAACATCCTCAACCTCCCCCCTCAAAACGCCGTCGTCCCCTGCCTCCCTCCCGACACCCAAACCCTCGACAaccccgccaccgccgccaccTTCCACCTCAGCAAGTCCGATCTGGACCGCCTCACCTCCAAGTCCATCTTCGCATCCAGGCTCTGCCTCAAAATCTCCATATACACCGGCCGAAGGGGCACCACTTGCGGCGTCAACTCCGGGAGGCTTTTGGGCCGGGTCTCCGTGCCGTTGGATCTGGCGGGAACGGAGTCCAAGCCCAGCGTTTTCCAGAACGGATGGGTCTCCGTGGGGAAAGGCCCCAACAAGGGTGGGTCGGCGGCCCAGACCCAGTTCCATTTGAATGTGAAGGCCGAACCCGACCCGAGATTTGTTTTCCAGTTCGACGGCGAACCTGAGTGCAGCCCGCAAGTGTTTCAGATCCGAGGCAACATCCGGCAGCCAGTCTTCACCTGCAAGTTCAGCTTCCGAGCCTCCGCCGACCGCACTCAGAGATCCAG GTCTTTACAGTCGGAACAAGGCAGCTCTCGAAGCTGGCTGAGCTCGTTCGGGAGCGAGCGAGAGCGACCTGGGAAGGAACGAAAGGGCTGGTCCATAACGGTCCACGACCTCTCCGGGTCGCCCGTCGCTGCAGCCTCGATGGTCACGCCCTTTGTGGCCTCGCCCGGGTCGGACCGCGTCAGCCGCTCCAACCCTGGCTCCTGGCTCATTCTCCGGCCCGGCGACAACACCTGGAAGCCCTGGGGCCGTCTCGAGGCCTGGCGCGAACGAGGTGGCGCTGACGGCCTGGGATACCGATTTGAACTCATCCCCGACACCAGCGGCGCCGGCATTGTGTTGGCCGAGTCCACAATCAGCTTAAACAAGGGCGGCAAATTCGTCCTGGATCTCGGGTCAGGGTCCAGTAACCGACTCGGCCCAAATTCTCCGGGGTGTAGCCCGAGGGGGAGCGGGGACTTCGGGTACGGGTTGTGGCCTTACAGCATGTACAGAGGGTTCGTGATGTCGGCTAAGGTGGAGGGTGAAGGGAGGTGCAGCAAACCTGCGGTGGAGGTGAGCGTGCAGCACGTGAACTGCACGGAGGACGCAGCGGCTTTCGTGGCGTTGGCCGCAGCCGTTGATCTGAGCATGGACGCTTGCAGGCTTTTCTCGCAGCGGCTGAGGAAGGAGCTGTGTCAGCAGTCGGATCTGGTCGGCTGA